The following proteins come from a genomic window of Acinonyx jubatus isolate Ajub_Pintada_27869175 chromosome C1, VMU_Ajub_asm_v1.0, whole genome shotgun sequence:
- the SPHKAP gene encoding A-kinase anchor protein SPHKAP isoform X2, which translates to MDGNSLLSVPSNLESPLMYEVCAPQQGSTSGGWRGGLGSSITACKKVLRSNSLLESTDYWLQNQRTPCQIGFVEDKSENCASVCFVNLDVNKDACSTEHLQQKLVNVSPDLPKLISSMNVQQPKENEIVLLSGLTSGNLQADFEVSQCPWLPDICLVQCARGNRANSTNCIIFEINKFLIGLELVQERQLQLETNILKVEDDTNCSLSSIEEDFLTASEHLEEETEGEEYRNGYENINASAHVLESKKPKEVTQEEWNDNKKKLLYPSEDKCISRSHTTLIKAEGSLEKVEGTILQSLDSSAEPSEWTGKAVQNEKPARNYYYSESYKGHVEKSQAPYIPGDVHFPGMVKKGGPSVHGTLTEHGSSLDPGDPEDGTNSLPPHQDGEVTAGEYATNLAESVLQDAFIRLSQSQPMPPQESAVGVSVGSALLPSGCSTKGMVVPRSWNELPKIVIVQSPDGSDAAPEAGISSWPEMEVSVETSGVLSGENSGRHPQSALEVALACAATVIGTISSPQATERLKMEQESLVSPCPLGGSDHLQSQISQVLKDPSVSEYSFPSALCGMTQVASAIAVCGLGESEEAKAPSGLSCATEARRAVPPLCGLATGSSMELGSEAIAQVLLQEAALVLTRPDPHSSIGDLMESVSGRILETASEPQTLCSENVLRNELAQTLSNVILEHSIDEALQRNRTIDPNVSRHSSETLETLMESTNQLLFSVICFTFKKMRHFVQLGEWPTVLAKETIRWRETDLGCQPPDQTASLAWTRATEHSSGQPLGGNPQSTSLVTNDLLDDIYLKQDRRGPAKPGLFKNPTLQSELPCSPRGPDSSPAKTPPKEIDLKGTVGEDPDKPHQTPSYNENEFRASSERERTLTVGKYSRGSQDAKDSVSINAQEKYNHTSRLNSEIQVNLSLLGNDFPLPAQSTLQAKHADLYCITDFAEELAEMIVSMATEIAAICLDNSNGKQPWFCAWKRGNEFLVTPNVSCRSLKRKKESQTSGATVRKHKPPRLSEIKRKTDEHPELKEKLMNRVVDESVNLEDIPDSVSVFADEVAAKIMNLTEFSVVDGVWQAQSYPRNRLLSGDRWNRLQASSCESIPEEDSNARAYVNSLGFMSTLSQPVSRASSVSKQSSCESITEEFSRFMVNQMENEGRGFELLLDYYAGKNASSILNSAVQQACRKNEHLSVRPSCPSKQSSTESITEEFYRYMLRDIERENKDSTSSRRSSQDWTVGLLSPSLRSPLCYRQSSMPDSRPLGARLTVNAPIKASSLDGFTQNSQQDFLSVHPVSRTSSSGLCKSDSCLYRRGGTDQITNMLIHETWANSIKALMRKNKIIADDAEAAEPVPGGSPRQTERCANRSSSSRAQSGPALLAQESIDNPRKDSITESKHPPVSARSKAFPLTNHNGLDSEKETSSCHGSVPVSHTRRSLCARDVPLIQIETDQREECVGEPEHFSSKSSPLEEAEEHLKDGKVPHVARDGDAAESACQNPSAGLDVAEAEVSAEGRAPDEFPNLPSSSGESTDSWSQLTNEEDNPHDTSSFLQLSERSMSELVEEKETLKGQSENVEEGASGVQVGAASPQGSLLVINFDLEPECPDAELRATLQWIAASELGIPTIYFKKSQENRIEKFLDVVRLVQQKSWKVGDIFHAVVQYCKMHEEQKEGTPSLFDWLLGLG; encoded by the exons GTTTGCTTCGTGAACCTGGATGTGAACAAGGATGCGTGCAGCACGGAGCACCTGCAGCAG AAATTGGTCAACGTTTCACCAGATCTTCCAAAACTTATCAGCTCCATGAATGTCCAGcagccaaaagaaaatgaaattgttctTCTAAGTGGGTTAACATCCGGAAATCTCCAGGCAGATTTTGAAGTTTCACAG TGTCCTTGGCTGCCAGATATCTGCTTGGTCCAGTGTGCGAGAGGGAACAGGGCAAACAGTACCAACTGCATCATCTTTGAAATCAACAAATTTTTGATCGGTCTGGAACTGGTGCAGGAACGGCAGCTCCAGCTGGAAACAAACATCCTGAAGGTGGAAGATGACACAAACTGTTCCCTGTCTTCAATTGAAGAAGACTTTCTCACCGCATCGGAGCAcctggaggaggaaactgagggggAAGAATACAGGAATG gttatgaaaatataaatgcctCCGCTCATGTTTTGGAAAGTAAAAAACCAAAGGAAGTCACTCAGGAGGAATGGAATGACAACAAGAAAAAGTTGCTTTATCCTTCGGAAGACAAATGCATTAGCAGATCTCATACCACATTGATTAAAGCAGAAGGATCTCTGGAAAAAGTAGAAGGCACCATTTTACAGAGCCTCGATTCATCAGCCGAGCCATCAGAGTGGACAGGCAAAGCTGTGCAGAATGAGAAGCCAGCCAGAAATTACTATTACTCAGAAAGTTATAAAGGGCATGTGGAAAAGTCACAGGCACCATATATTCCAGGGGATGTTCATTTCCCTGGGATGGTTAAGAAAGGTGGGCCTTCCGTGCACGGTACCCTCACTGAGCACGGCAGCAGCTTAGACCCAGGGGACCCTGAAGACGGCACAaactctcttcctccccaccaaGATGGAGAAGTCACCGCTGGGGAGTATGCCACAAATTTAGCAGAATCCGTGCTACAGGATGCGTTTATTCGGTTATCTCAGTCGCAGCCTATGCCACCCCAGGAATCTGCAGTCGGTGTTTCTGTAGGGAGCGCTCTGCTACCCAGTGGCTGTTCCACAAAAGGTATGGTGGTCCCGCGGTCATGGAATGAGCTCCCCAAAATCGTCATCGTTCAGAGTCCAGATGGCAGCGATGCTGCCCCTGAGGCAGGCATCTCCTCCTGGCCTGAGATGGAAGTCTCTGTTGAAACCTCAGGGGTCCTCTCTGGAGAGAACTCCGGCAGACACCCTCAGAGCGCTCTGGAAGTTGCGTTAGCTTGCGCGGCCACTGTGATTGGAACTATTTCCAGTCCACAGGCCACAGAGAGACTTAAAATGGAGCAAGAATCTTTGGTTTCACCCTGTCCACTGGGAGGCAGTGACCACCTGCAAAGTCAAATATCCCAAGTCCTCAAGGACCCTTCTGTCAGCGAATACTCCTTTCCATCTGCCTTGTGTGGCATGACGCAGGTGGCGAGCGCCATTGCCGTTTGTGGCCTCGGCGAATCGGAAGAGGCGAAGGCTCCGAGTGGCCTCTCGTGTGCAACTGAGGCTCGTAGAGCAGTCCCCCCACTCTGCGGTTTGGCGACAGGGAGCAGCATGGAGCTGGGAAGCGAGGCCATCGCACAGGTATTACTCCAGGAGGCTGCGCTGGTTTTAACAAGGCCCGACCCCCACAGCAGCATCGGAGACCTCATGGAATCAGTGAGCGGGAGAATCCTAGAAACGGCTTCAGAGCCTCAGACCCTGTGCTCAGAAAACGTCCTCAGGAATGAGCTGGCACAGACCCTCTCCAATGTTATTCTGGAGCATTCCATTGATGaagctctccagagaaacagaacaattgATCCCAATGTTAGCAGACATTCATCTGAGACTCTTGAGACCTTGATGGAAAGTACAAACCAACTGCTCTTCAGTGTGATATGCTTCACATTCAAGAAGATGAGGCATTTTGTACAGCTTGGTGAATGGCCCACTGTCCTTGCTAAGGAGACCATCAGATGGAGGGAAACGGACTTAGGCTGCCAGCCACCTGATCAGACTGCTAGTCTAGCGTGGACAAGAGCCACCGAACATTCCAGCGGCCAGCCACTTGGTGGCAATCCACAGAGTACCAGTCTTGTTACCAATGATCTTCTAGATGACATTTATCTGAAGCAAGATAGGAGGGGCCCAGCAAAGCCAGGCCTCTTCAAGAATCCCACGCTGCAGTCTGAATTGCCCTGTAGTCCCAGGGGGCCAGATTCTTCACCTGCTAAAACACCCCCCAAGGAAATAGATCTAAAAGGAACAGTGGGAGAAGATCCAGACAAGCCTCATCAGACACCCAGTTACAATGAGAATGAGTTCAGAGcctcttcagagagagagaggacgctGACAGTGGGCAAGTACAGCAGAGGTTCCCAGGATGCCAAGGACAGTGTCAGTATAAACGCCCAGGAGAAGTATAATCATACCTCACGTCTGAACAGTGAAATTCAAGTTAACCTGTCTTTGTTAGGGAATGACTTCCCCCTTCCTGCTCAATCCACGCTACAGGCAAAACATGCAGACCTATACTGCATTACAGACTTTGCGGAAGAATTAGCAGAGATGATTGTCTCCATGGCAACCGAAATCGCAGCAATTTGCCTTGACAACTCCAATGGAAAACAACCCTGGTTTTGTGCATGGAAAAGAGGGAATGAGTTTCTGGTTACCCCGAACGTATCCTGCCGATCcttgaagaggaagaaggaaagccaGACCAGCGGGGCCACAGTGAGGAAGCACAAACCACCACGGCTCAGCGAGATCAAGAGGAAAACGGATGAGCACCCGGAGCTTAAAGAGAAGCTGATGAACAGGGTGGTGGACGAGTCcgtgaaccttgaggacatccCGGACTCGGTCAGTGTTTTTGCAGACGAAGTGGCAGCCAAGATCATGAACCTAACAGAGTTCTCCGTGGTGGACGGCGTCTGGCAAGCCCAGAGCTATCCCCGGAACCGGTTACTCAGTGGAGACAGGTGGAACCGGCTGCAGGCTTCCAGCTGTGAAAGCATTCCAGAGGAGGACTCCAACGCCAGGGCCTACGTAAATAGCCTGGGTTTCATGAGTACCCTAAGTCAGCCAGTTAGCAGGGCCAGCTCTGTCTCCAAGCAGTCCAGCTGCGAGAGCATCACTGAGGAGTTTTCCAGGTTCATGGTGAACCAGatggaaaatgaaggaagagggTTTGAGTTATTGCTGGATTACTATGCAGGCAAGAATGCCAGCAGCATCCTGAACTCAGCCGTGCAACAGGCGTGCCGTAAAAATGAGCACCTCAGCGTGAGGCCAAGCTGTCCCTCTAAACAGTCCAGCACCGAGAGCATAACAGAGGAATTCTACAGGTACATGCTGAGGGACATcgaaagagaaaacaaggacaGCACGTCCTCCAGACGAAGCAGCCAGGATTGGACAGTTGGCCTACTGTCACCTTCTCTGCGATCCCCCTTGTGTTACAGACAGTCATCCATGCCAGATAGCAGACCCCTGGGTGCCAGGCTAACGGTGAACGCGCCCATCAAAGCCAGCTCCTTAGATGGCTTTACTCAAAACAGCCAGCAAGATTTCCTAAGTGTACATCCGGTCAGTCGCACTTCCTCATCCGGTCTCTGCAAATCTGACTCTTGCTTGTATCGGAGAGGTGGAACCGACCAGATCACCAACATGTTAATTCACGAGACGTGGGCAAACTCCATCAAGGCCCTCATGCGAAAGAACAAAATTATAGCGGATGATGCTGAGGCAGCTGAGCCCGTTCCTGGTGGCTCTCCCAGGCAAACGGAGAGATGTGCAAACAGATCATCTTCGAGCAGGGCGCAAAGTGGGCCCGCTCTTCTGGCGCAGGAGTCCATTGATAACCCGAGGAAAGACTCCATTACCGAAAGCAAGCATCCCCCAGTGTCAGCTCGGAGCAAAGCTTTTCCTCTTACAAACCACAATGGTTTAGATTCTGAAAAGGAAACGTCTTCATGCCATGGGTCTGTCCCTGTAAGCCACACCAGGCGGTCCCTGTGCGCCAGGGATGTACCTTTAATTCAAATTGAAACAGATCAGAGAGAAGAGTGTGTTGGAGAACCTGAACACTTCTCTTCCAAAAGCAGCCCcctagaggaagcagaggagcaTTTGAAAGATGGAAAAGTCCCCCATGTGGCGAGGGATGGAGACGCTGCCGAGAGTGCCTGCCAAAACCCCAG TGCCGGCCTCGATGTAGCAGAGGCGGAGGTGTCCGCAGAAGGCAGAGCCCCCGATGAGTTTCCCAACCTTCCCAGCAGCAGTGGGGAGAGCACGGACAGCTGGTCCCAGCTCACCAACGAGGAGGACAATCCACATGATACCAGTAGCTTTCTTCAGCTCAGCGAGCGATCCATGAG TGAATTAGTAGAAGAAAAGGAGACTCTTAAAGGACAGTCAGAAAACGTAGAGG AAGGCGCCTCTGGAGTGCAGGTGGGAGCGGCCAGTCCCCAGGGGAGCCTGCTGGTGATCAACTTTGACCTGGAGCCAGAGTGCCCTGACGCTGAGCTTCGAGCCACTCTGCAGTGGATAGCAGCCTCTGAACTTGGGATCCCCACCATCTACTTTAAGAAATCTCAGGAAAACAGAATCGAAAAG
- the SPHKAP gene encoding A-kinase anchor protein SPHKAP isoform X1: MDGNSLLSVPSNLESPLMYEVCAPQQGSTSGGWRGGLGSSITACKKVLRSNSLLESTDYWLQNQRTPCQIGFVEDKSENCASVCFVNLDVNKDACSTEHLQQKLVNVSPDLPKLISSMNVQQPKENEIVLLSGLTSGNLQADFEVSQCPWLPDICLVQCARGNRANSTNCIIFEINKFLIGLELVQERQLQLETNILKVEDDTNCSLSSIEEDFLTASEHLEEETEGEEYRNGYENINASAHVLESKKPKEVTQEEWNDNKKKLLYPSEDKCISRSHTTLIKAEGSLEKVEGTILQSLDSSAEPSEWTGKAVQNEKPARNYYYSESYKGHVEKSQAPYIPGDVHFPGMVKKGGPSVHGTLTEHGSSLDPGDPEDGTNSLPPHQDGEVTAGEYATNLAESVLQDAFIRLSQSQPMPPQESAVGVSVGSALLPSGCSTKGMVVPRSWNELPKIVIVQSPDGSDAAPEAGISSWPEMEVSVETSGVLSGENSGRHPQSALEVALACAATVIGTISSPQATERLKMEQESLVSPCPLGGSDHLQSQISQVLKDPSVSEYSFPSALCGMTQVASAIAVCGLGESEEAKAPSGLSCATEARRAVPPLCGLATGSSMELGSEAIAQVLLQEAALVLTRPDPHSSIGDLMESVSGRILETASEPQTLCSENVLRNELAQTLSNVILEHSIDEALQRNRTIDPNVSRHSSETLETLMESTNQLLFSVICFTFKKMRHFVQLGEWPTVLAKETIRWRETDLGCQPPDQTASLAWTRATEHSSGQPLGGNPQSTSLVTNDLLDDIYLKQDRRGPAKPGLFKNPTLQSELPCSPRGPDSSPAKTPPKEIDLKGTVGEDPDKPHQTPSYNENEFRASSERERTLTVGKYSRGSQDAKDSVSINAQEKYNHTSRLNSEIQVNLSLLGNDFPLPAQSTLQAKHADLYCITDFAEELAEMIVSMATEIAAICLDNSNGKQPWFCAWKRGNEFLVTPNVSCRSLKRKKESQTSGATVRKHKPPRLSEIKRKTDEHPELKEKLMNRVVDESVNLEDIPDSVSVFADEVAAKIMNLTEFSVVDGVWQAQSYPRNRLLSGDRWNRLQASSCESIPEEDSNARAYVNSLGFMSTLSQPVSRASSVSKQSSCESITEEFSRFMVNQMENEGRGFELLLDYYAGKNASSILNSAVQQACRKNEHLSVRPSCPSKQSSTESITEEFYRYMLRDIERENKDSTSSRRSSQDWTVGLLSPSLRSPLCYRQSSMPDSRPLGARLTVNAPIKASSLDGFTQNSQQDFLSVHPVSRTSSSGLCKSDSCLYRRGGTDQITNMLIHETWANSIKALMRKNKIIADDAEAAEPVPGGSPRQTERCANRSSSSRAQSGPALLAQESIDNPRKDSITESKHPPVSARSKAFPLTNHNGLDSEKETSSCHGSVPVSHTRRSLCARDVPLIQIETDQREECVGEPEHFSSKSSPLEEAEEHLKDGKVPHVARDGDAAESACQNPSAGLDVAEAEVSAEGRAPDEFPNLPSSSGESTDSWSQLTNEEDNPHDTSSFLQLSERSMSNGNSSATNSLGTVDLDIYQESMPSSPMINELVEEKETLKGQSENVEEGASGVQVGAASPQGSLLVINFDLEPECPDAELRATLQWIAASELGIPTIYFKKSQENRIEKFLDVVRLVQQKSWKVGDIFHAVVQYCKMHEEQKEGTPSLFDWLLGLG; encoded by the exons GTTTGCTTCGTGAACCTGGATGTGAACAAGGATGCGTGCAGCACGGAGCACCTGCAGCAG AAATTGGTCAACGTTTCACCAGATCTTCCAAAACTTATCAGCTCCATGAATGTCCAGcagccaaaagaaaatgaaattgttctTCTAAGTGGGTTAACATCCGGAAATCTCCAGGCAGATTTTGAAGTTTCACAG TGTCCTTGGCTGCCAGATATCTGCTTGGTCCAGTGTGCGAGAGGGAACAGGGCAAACAGTACCAACTGCATCATCTTTGAAATCAACAAATTTTTGATCGGTCTGGAACTGGTGCAGGAACGGCAGCTCCAGCTGGAAACAAACATCCTGAAGGTGGAAGATGACACAAACTGTTCCCTGTCTTCAATTGAAGAAGACTTTCTCACCGCATCGGAGCAcctggaggaggaaactgagggggAAGAATACAGGAATG gttatgaaaatataaatgcctCCGCTCATGTTTTGGAAAGTAAAAAACCAAAGGAAGTCACTCAGGAGGAATGGAATGACAACAAGAAAAAGTTGCTTTATCCTTCGGAAGACAAATGCATTAGCAGATCTCATACCACATTGATTAAAGCAGAAGGATCTCTGGAAAAAGTAGAAGGCACCATTTTACAGAGCCTCGATTCATCAGCCGAGCCATCAGAGTGGACAGGCAAAGCTGTGCAGAATGAGAAGCCAGCCAGAAATTACTATTACTCAGAAAGTTATAAAGGGCATGTGGAAAAGTCACAGGCACCATATATTCCAGGGGATGTTCATTTCCCTGGGATGGTTAAGAAAGGTGGGCCTTCCGTGCACGGTACCCTCACTGAGCACGGCAGCAGCTTAGACCCAGGGGACCCTGAAGACGGCACAaactctcttcctccccaccaaGATGGAGAAGTCACCGCTGGGGAGTATGCCACAAATTTAGCAGAATCCGTGCTACAGGATGCGTTTATTCGGTTATCTCAGTCGCAGCCTATGCCACCCCAGGAATCTGCAGTCGGTGTTTCTGTAGGGAGCGCTCTGCTACCCAGTGGCTGTTCCACAAAAGGTATGGTGGTCCCGCGGTCATGGAATGAGCTCCCCAAAATCGTCATCGTTCAGAGTCCAGATGGCAGCGATGCTGCCCCTGAGGCAGGCATCTCCTCCTGGCCTGAGATGGAAGTCTCTGTTGAAACCTCAGGGGTCCTCTCTGGAGAGAACTCCGGCAGACACCCTCAGAGCGCTCTGGAAGTTGCGTTAGCTTGCGCGGCCACTGTGATTGGAACTATTTCCAGTCCACAGGCCACAGAGAGACTTAAAATGGAGCAAGAATCTTTGGTTTCACCCTGTCCACTGGGAGGCAGTGACCACCTGCAAAGTCAAATATCCCAAGTCCTCAAGGACCCTTCTGTCAGCGAATACTCCTTTCCATCTGCCTTGTGTGGCATGACGCAGGTGGCGAGCGCCATTGCCGTTTGTGGCCTCGGCGAATCGGAAGAGGCGAAGGCTCCGAGTGGCCTCTCGTGTGCAACTGAGGCTCGTAGAGCAGTCCCCCCACTCTGCGGTTTGGCGACAGGGAGCAGCATGGAGCTGGGAAGCGAGGCCATCGCACAGGTATTACTCCAGGAGGCTGCGCTGGTTTTAACAAGGCCCGACCCCCACAGCAGCATCGGAGACCTCATGGAATCAGTGAGCGGGAGAATCCTAGAAACGGCTTCAGAGCCTCAGACCCTGTGCTCAGAAAACGTCCTCAGGAATGAGCTGGCACAGACCCTCTCCAATGTTATTCTGGAGCATTCCATTGATGaagctctccagagaaacagaacaattgATCCCAATGTTAGCAGACATTCATCTGAGACTCTTGAGACCTTGATGGAAAGTACAAACCAACTGCTCTTCAGTGTGATATGCTTCACATTCAAGAAGATGAGGCATTTTGTACAGCTTGGTGAATGGCCCACTGTCCTTGCTAAGGAGACCATCAGATGGAGGGAAACGGACTTAGGCTGCCAGCCACCTGATCAGACTGCTAGTCTAGCGTGGACAAGAGCCACCGAACATTCCAGCGGCCAGCCACTTGGTGGCAATCCACAGAGTACCAGTCTTGTTACCAATGATCTTCTAGATGACATTTATCTGAAGCAAGATAGGAGGGGCCCAGCAAAGCCAGGCCTCTTCAAGAATCCCACGCTGCAGTCTGAATTGCCCTGTAGTCCCAGGGGGCCAGATTCTTCACCTGCTAAAACACCCCCCAAGGAAATAGATCTAAAAGGAACAGTGGGAGAAGATCCAGACAAGCCTCATCAGACACCCAGTTACAATGAGAATGAGTTCAGAGcctcttcagagagagagaggacgctGACAGTGGGCAAGTACAGCAGAGGTTCCCAGGATGCCAAGGACAGTGTCAGTATAAACGCCCAGGAGAAGTATAATCATACCTCACGTCTGAACAGTGAAATTCAAGTTAACCTGTCTTTGTTAGGGAATGACTTCCCCCTTCCTGCTCAATCCACGCTACAGGCAAAACATGCAGACCTATACTGCATTACAGACTTTGCGGAAGAATTAGCAGAGATGATTGTCTCCATGGCAACCGAAATCGCAGCAATTTGCCTTGACAACTCCAATGGAAAACAACCCTGGTTTTGTGCATGGAAAAGAGGGAATGAGTTTCTGGTTACCCCGAACGTATCCTGCCGATCcttgaagaggaagaaggaaagccaGACCAGCGGGGCCACAGTGAGGAAGCACAAACCACCACGGCTCAGCGAGATCAAGAGGAAAACGGATGAGCACCCGGAGCTTAAAGAGAAGCTGATGAACAGGGTGGTGGACGAGTCcgtgaaccttgaggacatccCGGACTCGGTCAGTGTTTTTGCAGACGAAGTGGCAGCCAAGATCATGAACCTAACAGAGTTCTCCGTGGTGGACGGCGTCTGGCAAGCCCAGAGCTATCCCCGGAACCGGTTACTCAGTGGAGACAGGTGGAACCGGCTGCAGGCTTCCAGCTGTGAAAGCATTCCAGAGGAGGACTCCAACGCCAGGGCCTACGTAAATAGCCTGGGTTTCATGAGTACCCTAAGTCAGCCAGTTAGCAGGGCCAGCTCTGTCTCCAAGCAGTCCAGCTGCGAGAGCATCACTGAGGAGTTTTCCAGGTTCATGGTGAACCAGatggaaaatgaaggaagagggTTTGAGTTATTGCTGGATTACTATGCAGGCAAGAATGCCAGCAGCATCCTGAACTCAGCCGTGCAACAGGCGTGCCGTAAAAATGAGCACCTCAGCGTGAGGCCAAGCTGTCCCTCTAAACAGTCCAGCACCGAGAGCATAACAGAGGAATTCTACAGGTACATGCTGAGGGACATcgaaagagaaaacaaggacaGCACGTCCTCCAGACGAAGCAGCCAGGATTGGACAGTTGGCCTACTGTCACCTTCTCTGCGATCCCCCTTGTGTTACAGACAGTCATCCATGCCAGATAGCAGACCCCTGGGTGCCAGGCTAACGGTGAACGCGCCCATCAAAGCCAGCTCCTTAGATGGCTTTACTCAAAACAGCCAGCAAGATTTCCTAAGTGTACATCCGGTCAGTCGCACTTCCTCATCCGGTCTCTGCAAATCTGACTCTTGCTTGTATCGGAGAGGTGGAACCGACCAGATCACCAACATGTTAATTCACGAGACGTGGGCAAACTCCATCAAGGCCCTCATGCGAAAGAACAAAATTATAGCGGATGATGCTGAGGCAGCTGAGCCCGTTCCTGGTGGCTCTCCCAGGCAAACGGAGAGATGTGCAAACAGATCATCTTCGAGCAGGGCGCAAAGTGGGCCCGCTCTTCTGGCGCAGGAGTCCATTGATAACCCGAGGAAAGACTCCATTACCGAAAGCAAGCATCCCCCAGTGTCAGCTCGGAGCAAAGCTTTTCCTCTTACAAACCACAATGGTTTAGATTCTGAAAAGGAAACGTCTTCATGCCATGGGTCTGTCCCTGTAAGCCACACCAGGCGGTCCCTGTGCGCCAGGGATGTACCTTTAATTCAAATTGAAACAGATCAGAGAGAAGAGTGTGTTGGAGAACCTGAACACTTCTCTTCCAAAAGCAGCCCcctagaggaagcagaggagcaTTTGAAAGATGGAAAAGTCCCCCATGTGGCGAGGGATGGAGACGCTGCCGAGAGTGCCTGCCAAAACCCCAG TGCCGGCCTCGATGTAGCAGAGGCGGAGGTGTCCGCAGAAGGCAGAGCCCCCGATGAGTTTCCCAACCTTCCCAGCAGCAGTGGGGAGAGCACGGACAGCTGGTCCCAGCTCACCAACGAGGAGGACAATCCACATGATACCAGTAGCTTTCTTCAGCTCAGCGAGCGATCCATGAG CAATGGCAACAGTAGTGCCACTAACAGTCTTGGCACTGTGGACCTGGACATTTATCAGGAAAGCATGCCATCTTCTCCCATGATTAA TGAATTAGTAGAAGAAAAGGAGACTCTTAAAGGACAGTCAGAAAACGTAGAGG AAGGCGCCTCTGGAGTGCAGGTGGGAGCGGCCAGTCCCCAGGGGAGCCTGCTGGTGATCAACTTTGACCTGGAGCCAGAGTGCCCTGACGCTGAGCTTCGAGCCACTCTGCAGTGGATAGCAGCCTCTGAACTTGGGATCCCCACCATCTACTTTAAGAAATCTCAGGAAAACAGAATCGAAAAG